Proteins from a single region of Syntrophorhabdus sp.:
- a CDS encoding phenylacetate--CoA ligase produces MAHQMNSYWNPILETMPREKLRQLQLRKFKRAVEYAYENSPFYRRLYSAAGMEPGDIKTFEDVAKVPKTDKGMLRKVQENPPFPYGDILTVPLDEVTEFRQTSGTTGTPVYQADTWQDWEWWSECWSYILYSQGYRTSDRVFLPFGYNIFVAFWAGHYALEKIGCEVVPGGVLDTEARILKMQELQCTAFMATPTYVLGMADTARKMGIDPTRDLSIQRITCAGEPGASIPATKKRIEEAWNAKVYDHVGATEIGAWSYECLAQSGGLHVNDAFFLVEIEDVETGEIIDTPGKNGKMVITAFDRIAKPCIRFDSKDVIRWSDRDCECGRTFRMIDGGVVGRVDDITKVKGVLLAPTAIEEVVRSIPEIGNDYQVTVTKRGDIDDILLEIEMMPGMETKQEEVLGRLKDQLRVRVNLGFKITVHPFGAVPRYEVKAKRFRDLRKH; encoded by the coding sequence CTCAGGAAATTCAAGAGAGCAGTGGAGTACGCGTATGAGAACTCGCCTTTCTACCGGAGGCTTTACAGCGCCGCCGGCATGGAACCCGGCGATATCAAGACCTTCGAGGACGTCGCGAAGGTCCCGAAAACGGACAAGGGGATGCTGAGAAAGGTACAGGAGAATCCGCCCTTTCCCTACGGGGATATCCTCACCGTCCCCCTCGACGAAGTGACGGAGTTCAGGCAAACGAGCGGCACGACGGGCACTCCCGTCTATCAGGCCGATACATGGCAGGACTGGGAATGGTGGTCCGAATGCTGGTCATACATACTTTACTCTCAAGGATACAGGACGTCGGACAGGGTTTTTCTGCCTTTCGGCTACAATATATTCGTCGCCTTCTGGGCCGGGCACTACGCGCTGGAGAAGATAGGCTGTGAGGTCGTACCGGGCGGTGTCCTTGACACCGAGGCGCGCATCCTCAAGATGCAGGAGCTTCAGTGCACGGCGTTCATGGCGACCCCGACATACGTCCTGGGGATGGCCGACACGGCGCGGAAAATGGGCATCGACCCGACCCGGGACCTCAGCATACAAAGGATAACCTGCGCCGGCGAACCCGGCGCCAGCATTCCGGCGACCAAGAAACGCATCGAGGAGGCCTGGAACGCAAAGGTCTACGACCATGTAGGAGCCACGGAGATCGGGGCATGGAGCTACGAGTGTCTCGCGCAGTCGGGGGGGCTTCACGTCAATGACGCCTTCTTTCTCGTCGAGATCGAGGACGTCGAGACGGGCGAGATCATAGACACCCCGGGAAAGAACGGCAAGATGGTCATAACGGCCTTCGACAGGATCGCAAAACCTTGCATACGTTTCGATTCCAAGGACGTCATCCGGTGGTCCGACCGTGACTGCGAGTGCGGCCGGACCTTCAGGATGATCGACGGCGGAGTGGTAGGCAGGGTCGACGACATCACGAAGGTGAAGGGCGTGCTCCTGGCACCGACGGCCATCGAGGAGGTGGTGAGGAGCATCCCGGAGATCGGCAACGACTATCAGGTGACGGTGACCAAGAGGGGAGACATCGACGACATCCTCCTCGAGATAGAGATGATGCCGGGGATGGAGACGAAACAGGAGGAGGTCCTCGGCCGCCTGAAAGACCAGTTGCGCGTCCGGGTGAACCTGGGCTTCAAGATCACCGTCCACCCCTTCGGCGCGGTGCCGAGGTACGAGGTTAAGGCAAAGAGGTTCAGAGACCTCAGGAAACACTAA